In Amycolatopsis methanolica 239, a single genomic region encodes these proteins:
- a CDS encoding IclR family transcriptional regulator, whose amino-acid sequence MPGPIQSIERAAAILRLLARGSGRLGVVEIAESLELAKGTAHGILRTLAGVGFVEQDRDTGKYQLGAALLHLGSSYLDVNELRSRAINWADALAARSGEAVRIGAPLEGRVLVVHHVFRPDDSPQTLDVGAMLPLHATALGKVLLAYDAALLASWRAAGPEAYTRRTLPPAAVTRALAEVRRAGWAAERGEMVPGEAGIAAPIRGHGGIVVGAIGVSGAEDRICEPSGHPKSRLLEQVRDAARAVSRDVVASR is encoded by the coding sequence GTGCCGGGTCCCATCCAGTCCATCGAGCGCGCCGCCGCGATCCTCCGGTTGCTGGCGCGCGGTTCCGGGCGCCTCGGCGTCGTGGAGATCGCCGAGTCGCTGGAGCTGGCCAAGGGCACCGCGCACGGCATCCTGCGCACGCTCGCCGGCGTCGGGTTCGTCGAGCAGGACCGCGACACCGGCAAGTACCAGCTCGGCGCCGCCCTGCTGCACCTGGGCAGCAGCTACCTCGACGTGAACGAGCTGCGCTCCCGCGCGATCAACTGGGCCGACGCGCTGGCCGCCCGCAGCGGCGAGGCGGTGCGCATCGGCGCGCCGCTGGAGGGCCGGGTGCTGGTGGTGCACCACGTGTTCCGCCCGGACGACAGCCCGCAGACCCTGGACGTCGGCGCGATGCTGCCGCTGCACGCCACCGCGCTGGGCAAGGTGCTGCTCGCCTACGACGCCGCGCTGCTGGCGTCCTGGCGCGCGGCCGGGCCGGAGGCCTACACCCGCCGGACCCTGCCGCCCGCCGCGGTCACCCGCGCGCTGGCCGAGGTCCGCCGGGCCGGCTGGGCGGCCGAGCGCGGCGAGATGGTGCCCGGCGAGGCCGGGATCGCCGCGCCCATCCGCGGGCACGGTGGCATCGTGGTCGGCGCGATCGGCGTCTCCGGCGCCGAGGACCGGATCTGCGAGCCCAGCGGGCACCCGAAATCGCGGCTGCTGGAGCAGGTCCGCGACGCGGCCAGGGCGGTCTCCCGCGACGTCGTCGCGTCCCGGTGA